The Hypnocyclicus thermotrophus genome includes a window with the following:
- a CDS encoding biotin transporter BioY, with the protein MNIILKRKKFFLWRDNLNLTHSLLLTFVFTILTGISAQIKIPLIFTPVPITLQTFIVLIAGVILKKNYAVFSQVLYIILGIFGVKWFSGGKSGLSVLAGPTGGYLIGFVFAVYFIGHIRKKYDNNTNILINLILMFTADIFIVFGLGLLQFAIWFKLSNGNFLPFSTLLNMGFTPFIIGEFFKIFLAVLITTNFNNK; encoded by the coding sequence ATGAATATTATTTTAAAAAGAAAAAAATTTTTCTTATGGCGAGACAATCTTAATTTAACCCACTCTCTTTTGTTAACCTTTGTTTTTACAATTCTTACAGGAATCTCTGCACAAATAAAAATACCACTTATTTTTACACCTGTACCAATTACTCTTCAAACTTTTATTGTATTAATAGCTGGTGTAATTTTAAAGAAAAATTATGCTGTATTTTCTCAAGTTTTATACATAATTTTAGGTATTTTTGGTGTTAAATGGTTTTCTGGTGGAAAAAGTGGTTTAAGTGTATTAGCAGGTCCCACTGGAGGATATCTAATTGGTTTTGTATTTGCAGTATATTTTATCGGGCATATTAGAAAAAAATATGATAATAATACAAATATTTTAATAAATCTTATTCTAATGTTTACTGCGGATATTTTTATTGTATTTGGATTAGGATTATTACAATTTGCTATATGGTTTAAATTATCTAATGGAAACTTTTTACCTTTTTCAACTCTTTTAAATATGGGATTTACTCCTTTTATAATTGGTGAATTTTTTAAAATATTTTTAGCTGTATTAATCACTACAAATTTTAATAATAAATAA
- a CDS encoding LeuD/DmdB family oxidoreductase small subunit, producing MEKIIKGKVYVLGDNIDTDQIIPAMHLVYKTDDPEESKLYGKYAMSGLPLDIAEKQPFIKGDAYISEYQIMVVGNNFGCGSSREHAPLALQKAGIKAVVAKDYARIFYRNSVDGGFLVPFESKEKIDSFFDTGDEAEIDLENAIIKNITKNKEYKLNSLGDVANIIEAGGLFNYAQKKGFIK from the coding sequence ATGGAAAAAATAATAAAAGGAAAAGTATATGTTTTAGGAGATAATATAGATACAGATCAAATAATACCAGCTATGCACTTGGTTTATAAAACAGATGATCCTGAAGAATCAAAGCTTTATGGTAAATATGCAATGTCAGGATTACCTTTAGATATTGCAGAAAAACAGCCTTTTATAAAAGGAGACGCTTATATTTCAGAATATCAAATAATGGTAGTAGGAAACAACTTTGGATGTGGTTCATCTAGAGAACATGCACCACTTGCATTACAAAAAGCAGGAATCAAAGCAGTAGTAGCAAAAGATTATGCTAGAATTTTTTATAGAAACTCTGTAGATGGAGGATTTTTAGTTCCATTTGAGTCAAAAGAAAAAATAGATAGTTTTTTTGATACTGGTGATGAAGCAGAAATAGATTTAGAAAATGCTATAATAAAAAATATTACAAAAAATAAAGAGTATAAATTAAATTCTTTAGGAGATGTAGCAAATATAATAGAAGCAGGTGGATTGTTTAATTATGCTCAAAAAAAAGGATTTATAAAATAA
- a CDS encoding 3-isopropylmalate dehydratase large subunit gives MGMTIVEKILAKHAGKKKVTPGENIWIEVDTLLTHDVTGPGTMAIFKEKFGKDAKVWDKDKVVLIPDHYIFTKDKHAMRNLEYVKEFANEQELTYYYEPFTDKYKGVCHVALAEEGHTRPGEVLFGTDSHTCTAGAFGQFASGIGNTDAAYIMGTGKLWVKVPETIRFTFEGALPPYIMGKDIALISIGEVGFSGATYKCMQYDGSGIRGISVEERMTICNMAIEAGGKCGIIEPDDKTIEYVNARTDKAYDLFYSDTDAVYAKEYIYDSAKLEPVVAKPYSPGNVDLAKNCEDVKLDRAYIGSCTGGKVEDFFAAAKILKGRKVAIDTFIVPATTTVRKKLEQITIGGENLIEIFKKAGCKVGKPSCAACLGGPEDTFGRTHADEVVISTTNRNFPGRMGSLKSQIYLASPYTAAASAVTGYITDPRKFLK, from the coding sequence ATGGGAATGACAATAGTTGAAAAAATCCTTGCAAAACATGCTGGTAAAAAGAAAGTAACTCCTGGTGAAAATATATGGATAGAAGTAGATACTTTGCTTACTCATGATGTTACAGGACCAGGGACAATGGCTATATTTAAAGAAAAATTTGGAAAAGATGCAAAAGTATGGGATAAAGATAAAGTAGTGCTTATTCCAGATCATTATATTTTTACAAAAGACAAACATGCGATGAGAAATTTAGAGTATGTAAAAGAATTTGCAAATGAACAAGAACTTACATATTATTATGAACCATTTACAGATAAGTATAAAGGGGTATGTCATGTAGCTTTAGCTGAAGAAGGACATACTAGACCTGGGGAAGTTTTATTTGGAACAGATTCTCATACATGTACAGCTGGAGCCTTTGGACAATTTGCCTCTGGGATAGGAAATACAGATGCTGCATATATAATGGGAACAGGTAAATTATGGGTAAAAGTCCCAGAAACAATTAGATTTACTTTTGAAGGAGCACTTCCGCCATATATAATGGGGAAAGATATCGCTTTAATTTCAATAGGAGAAGTAGGATTCTCAGGAGCTACATATAAATGTATGCAATACGATGGTAGTGGAATAAGAGGAATAAGTGTAGAAGAAAGAATGACTATATGTAATATGGCAATAGAAGCAGGTGGAAAATGTGGAATAATTGAACCAGACGATAAAACCATAGAATATGTAAATGCAAGAACAGATAAAGCCTATGATTTATTTTATTCTGATACAGATGCAGTATATGCAAAAGAATATATATATGATTCTGCAAAATTAGAACCAGTTGTAGCAAAGCCGTATTCTCCTGGAAATGTAGATTTAGCAAAAAATTGTGAGGATGTAAAACTTGACAGAGCTTATATAGGTTCTTGTACAGGTGGAAAAGTAGAGGATTTTTTTGCTGCAGCAAAAATATTAAAAGGAAGAAAAGTAGCGATAGATACATTTATAGTACCGGCTACTACAACAGTTAGAAAAAAATTAGAACAAATAACTATAGGTGGAGAAAACTTAATAGAAATATTTAAAAAAGCAGGGTGTAAGGTAGGTAAACCATCTTGTGCTGCTTGTCTTGGAGGACCTGAAGATACATTTGGAAGAACGCATGCAGATGAAGTAGTAATTTCTACGACAAATAGAAACTTCCCTGGAAGAATGGGATCGTTAAAATCACAAATTTATTTAGCATCTCCATATACAGCTGCAGCTTCTGCAGTTACTGGATATATAACAGATCCAAGAAAATTTTTGAAATAA
- a CDS encoding NAD(P)H-dependent flavin oxidoreductase, with protein sequence MRFPKLKIADLDVKIPIVQGGMAVKASLSNLAAAVANEGGIGLIAGSALPLDEVKSEIRKAREMTNGIIGINVMFAVTEFKDVVITAMKEGIDLVVCGAGFSRDVFQWGKEYNVPVVPIVSSVKLAKLSQRLGASAIVVEGGNAGGHLGTDDDSWDIVKEIKEAVKIPVIGAGGVVTPEDAKRMFDLGVDGIQMGTRFVATYECNVSEKFKQIYVNAKEGDVVRIDSPAGLPANAIKTRFVERLFNGEIEKPRNCDNCLKHCNHEFCVKEKLLNAHAGNLEDGLYFSGKDVYKVNEIVSVKEVFDKLKAY encoded by the coding sequence ATGAGATTTCCAAAATTAAAAATAGCAGATTTAGATGTAAAAATACCAATTGTACAAGGTGGAATGGCAGTAAAAGCTTCGCTATCAAATTTGGCAGCAGCAGTAGCAAATGAAGGTGGAATAGGTTTAATAGCTGGGTCAGCACTTCCATTAGATGAAGTAAAGTCTGAAATAAGAAAAGCAAGAGAAATGACTAATGGAATAATAGGAATAAATGTAATGTTTGCTGTGACAGAGTTTAAAGATGTTGTTATTACAGCAATGAAAGAAGGAATAGATTTAGTTGTATGTGGTGCAGGTTTTTCAAGAGATGTATTTCAATGGGGAAAAGAGTATAATGTTCCAGTGGTACCTATTGTATCATCTGTAAAATTAGCAAAACTATCTCAAAGATTAGGAGCTAGTGCAATAGTTGTTGAAGGTGGTAATGCAGGAGGGCATCTTGGAACTGATGATGATTCATGGGATATAGTAAAAGAGATAAAAGAAGCTGTAAAAATACCAGTAATTGGAGCAGGAGGAGTAGTAACGCCAGAAGATGCTAAAAGAATGTTTGATTTAGGAGTAGACGGTATCCAAATGGGAACAAGATTTGTAGCTACATACGAATGTAATGTATCAGAAAAATTTAAACAGATATATGTAAATGCAAAAGAAGGCGATGTAGTAAGAATAGATAGTCCAGCAGGACTTCCAGCAAATGCAATAAAAACAAGATTTGTGGAAAGATTATTTAATGGTGAGATAGAAAAACCAAGAAATTGTGATAATTGTTTAAAACATTGTAACCATGAGTTTTGTGTAAAAGAAAAATTATTAAATGCTCATGCAGGAAATCTTGAAGATGGATTATATTTTTCTGGGAAAGATGTATATAAAGTAAATGAGATTGTTTCAGTAAAAGAAGTTTTTGATAAATTAAAAGCTTATTAA